The Amycolatopsis sp. NBC_01480 genome segment CGTGCTGACGGTCGACCACTTCGGCAACGTCCAGCTCGCGGCCACCCCCGCCGACCTGGAGCTGACCGGGCTGGCCGGCAGGGTCACGGTGCACAGCACCCGGCTCGCCGTGCCTGCCACGATCGGGCGCACGTTCGGCGACGTGTCGCCAGGCGCCAACCTGCTCTACACCGACTCCGCGGGACGGCTGGCGATCGCCGTGAACGGCGGTTCGGCGGCCGCGGTGCTGGACCTGGGTTCGGGCCAGGAGTGCACGATCACCGCGTCGCCCAAGGGCTCGTGAGTGGCTATGACGGTTAGAACCGGCATGAACACTCACGAGTCCTAAAGCACCTGCGAAAGGAACTGCTGCAGCCGCGGGCTCTGCGGCGCGTCGAAGATCGCGTCCGGGGTGCCCTGCTCGACGATGCGGCCCGCGTCCATGAAGGCGACCTCGTCGGCGACGTTGCGCGCGAAGCCCATCTCGTGCGTCACCACGATCAGGGTCAGGCCGCGCGAAGCCAGGCCCGCCATCAGGTTCAGCACGCCCTTGACCAGCTCCGGGTCCAACGCGCTGGTCGCCTCGTCGAAGAGCATCACCTCGGGGTCCATCGCCAGCGCCCGCGCGATGGCGACGCGCTGCTGCTGGCCGCCGGACAGCGCGGACGGCCGGTACGGTGCCTTGTCCGCGAGGCCGACCTCAGCCAGCCGCGCGCGGGCGATCTCCACGGCGTCCTCTTTGGACAGCCGGCGGACGCTGCGCAGCGGCAGCACGATGTTGTCCAGCACCGTCCGGTGGCCGAACAGGTTGAAGTGCTGGAACACCATGCCGACGCGCTGGCGCAGGGCGTCCGGGTCCGAGTGGATCACGCTCTCGCCGTCGAGCAGCAGGTCGCCGCTGGCGGGCTCCTGGAGCCGGTTGACGCAGCGGAGCAAGGTCGACTTGCCCGAGCCGGACGGCCCGATCACACACGTCGTCTTCCCGCTCTCGACCTTGAGGTCCACCCCGCGCAGCACTTCGAGCGTGCCGAAGCTGACGTGGATGTCGCGCAGCTCCACGCTGGAGGAACGCACCTGCGCCGCCGTGGTCACGGGGCCACCTTTCCGCCGGACACCAGGGCCGGCTCACCGCCGTCGTCGGGCGCGGTCTGTACCTTCCGGCCGGTCTGCAGGCGCTTGTCGATGAAGTTCACCAGGTGCGTGAGCGGCACGGTGATCACCAGGTACACGAGGCCGGCGGCGACCAGCGGCGACTGGTTGCCGGTGTTGGCCGTCAGGTCCTGGCCGATCCGGAACAGCTCGCGCTGGTCGGTCGCGAACCCGAGGAAGTACACCAGCGGGGTGTCCTTGACCACCGAGATGAACTGGTTGACCAGCGCGGGCAGCACCCGCCGGACGCCCTGCGGGATGACCACCAGCAGCATCGCCCGGCTGTAGCTCATGCCGAGCGCGCGGCTGGCCTCCAGCTGTCCCTTCTCGACGCTCTGGATGCCGGACCGGAAGATCTCGCCGATGTACGCGGCGGCGATCAGGCTCAGCGCCAGGATGCCCAGCGGGTACGGGCTGGTGCCGACGATCGGCCGCGCGAGCGTGCCGAGGCCCTGGCCGATCACCAGGATGGTCAGGATCGCGGGCAGCCCGCGGAAGATGTCCGTGTACACCCGCGCCGGCCAGCGCAGCCATCGTTTCGTGGACAGCCCCATGATGGCCAGCGGCACGGCCAGCGCGGTGCCGATCACGAACGAGGTGATGGCCAGGATCAGCGTGTTGACCAGGCCGGTCTTCAGCAGGTCGGGGAAGACCTGCCAGATGTAGTCCCAGTTGAGGAACGTGTTGAGGAACTGGTCCACTCCTCACGCACCCCCGTCCCGCGCCCGAAGCCGGCTCATGGAGTTACTGCCCTGCCTTGAAGTCCGCGGGCACCGGCGCGTTCGGCTCGAACTGCTGGTGCACCTTCTGCCAGCTGCCGTCGGCGATGGTCTTCTTGATGCCGTCGTTCAGCTTGGCCAGCAGGTCGTTGTTGCCCTTCTTCACCGCGTACCCGTGCGGGATGTTGGTGGTGATCTCCTTGGTGACCTTCAGGCCCGGGTTCTTCTTCGCGTAGTCCTCGGCCGAGGCCTGGTCGAACACCGCGCCCGCGATGCCGGACGACTTGAGCGCGCTCAGCGCCGCCGCGTCGTTCGGGAACCGGACCGCCACCGCGTTCGGGGCGTTGGCCGCGAGCCAGGTGTCGGAGACGGTGCCCTGCACCACGCCGATCCGCTTGCCCGCCAACGAGTTCTCGTCGGTGACGCCGCCGGCAGCGGTGGTCTCGATGCCGAGTGACTGGTAGTTGTACGGGTCGGAGAAGGCCACCGTCTGCTTGCGCGCGTCGGTCTGCGCGATCGCCGCGCTGCCGATGTCGAACGTCCCGCTGGCGACCTGCCCGAGCAGCGCGGAGAAGTCGACGGAGACGAACTCCAGCTTCAGGCCCTCCTTGGCCGCGATGTCCCGGAGCAGCTCGTTGTCGAAGCCGGTGAACTGGCCGTTCTCCTGGTAGGCGTTGGGCCGGGAGTCGCTCAGCGTGCCGACGCGCAGCGTGTCCCCGCCGCTGCTGCCGCCGCCGCACGCGGTGAGCGTGGCGATCAACGCGGCGGTGACGGCGGTGGCCATCGTCCTCTTCATTGTCACTCCTCAGCTTCCGAACCCGGCCGGCACCGGAGCGGTCGGCAGGAACTGCCGGTGCAGCTTAAGCCAGGTTCCGTCCTTGATCACCTGGGACAGACCGTCGTTCAGCTTCCCGAGCAGCTGGGTGTCGCCCTTCTTCACGGCGAACCCGTGCGGGACGTCGGTGGTGAAGCTCTGCACCACCACCAGCCCGGGGTTCGCGGCGACGTTCTTCTCGGCGATGCTCTGGTCGAGGATGTACGCGTCGACGGCGCCGGTCTTCAGCGCGGCGAGCGCGGACGCGTAATCCGGGAAGCGCACCGCCTGCGCGGCGGGGACCTTCGTGGTCAGCCAGTTGTCCCCGACGGTCGCCTGGATCACCGCGACCCGCTTGCCCGCCAGCGCCTGCTCACCGGTGATCGGCGTGCCCTGCTTGGCCTGGATGCTCATCGTCTCGAAGTCGTACGCCGCGGAGAAGTCCACCGTTTTCTTGCGCTCTTCGGTCTGCGCGATGGCCGAGCTGCCGATGTCGTACCGGCCGGAGGCGACCTGCCCGAGCAGGGCGGAGAAGTCGGTGGAGGCGAACTCGAGCTTCAGGTTCTCCTTGGCGGCGATGGCCCGCAGCAGCTCGTTGTCGAAGCCGGTGAACTGGCCCTTGTCGAGGTAGACGTTCGGCGGGGCGTCGCTCAGGGTGCCGACGCGCAGGGTGCTGTCGGTGTTCGAGCCGCACGCGGTGAGGGCGGCGAGCAGGGCCGCGGCGACCGCGGCGGAGAGTGCGCGGCGCATCAGAGGTTCGTCACCGGAAGGCCGGCCCCGCCCTGGGAAAGCTCCTTCGCGACCGGAGCCTCCTTGAAGAACTGGGCGTGCAGGCGCGCGACGGTCCCGTCCGCGACGGCCTTCGCGAGGCCGTCGTTCAGCTTGTTCAGCAGCTCCTTGTTCGACTTCGCGACGGCGTACGACGAAGGGGTGTCCTTGTCCAGCACCGTGTAGCCGAACTCGAGCGGCACGGCCGGGTTCTGGTCCAGGTACTTCTGGCCGATGTCCTTCGGCACCACCCAGCCGTCGAGCCCGCCGGTCCTCAGCTGGGCGAATCCGGCGTTGTAGTCCGGGAAGCGCACCACCTGCGCGCCGGCCAGCTTGCCCGCGAACTCGTCCTGCACAGAGCCCTGGACGGCGCCGATCCGCTTGCCCGCGAAGGAGCCGGGCCCGGTCAGATTGGCGCCTTTTTTCGTCACGACGGTGGTGTAGCTGGTGTCGTAACCATTTGAGAACGCCACGGTCTTCTTGCGCGCGGCGGTCGCGGAAATCGTCGAGCTGCCGATGTCGAGCTGCCCGCTCGCGACCTGGCCGAGCAGGCCGGCGAACTCGGTGCCGACGAATTCGACCTGGAATCCCTCGCGCTTGGCGATGTCCCGCAGCAGCTCGTTGTCGTAACCGGTGAAGCGGCCGTTGTCGACGTAGATGCTCGGCGGCGCGTCCGTGAGGGTGCCGACGCGCAACGTTTCGGCGCCCGAAGACGAGCCGCACGCGGTGAGCGTGACAGCGGCGGCGACCACTACGGCAAAGGTGCTGAGGAGCTTTCTCATCGCTTCTTCCTGCTGCTCATGACAAGAAGGCGCCAGGCCGCGGGGGTGCGGCCTGGCGCTTTCCGGGTTCGGCGTCCGAGGTTAGGGAATTAGCCCGATCGAGTAACTTCGTCTCAGTGCGTGGACTTCGTGCGCGGCGTCACAGGATCGGCTGCGGCGCGTAACCCGAGGCCTCCGGGAAACGCTCCAGCACGGCCTCGACGCGGCGGGCGACCTCCTCGACCTGCTGCGGGGCCACGCCGGTGAAGGAGACCCGGTCGGCGAGCAGTTTGTCGAGGTCACCGCGGTCGAGCGGGATGCGCTCGTCGGCGGCGAGGCGGTCGAGCAGGTCGTTTTCCGCGCCGCGCTCGCGCATCGCCAGCGCCACGGCCACGGCGTTCTCCTTGATCGCCTCGTGCGCCGACTCACGCCCGACGCCCTGGCGCACCGACGCCATCAGCACCTTCGTGGTGGCGAGGAACGGCAGGTAGCGATCCAGCTCACGCTCGACCACGGCGGGGAAGGCGCCGAATTCGTTCAGCACCGTGAGGAAGGTCTCCAGCAGCCCGTCGAGCGCGAAGAACGCGTCCGGCAGCGCGACGCGGCGCACGACCGAGTCGGAGACGTCGCCCTCGTTCCACTGGTCGCCGGCCAGCTCGCCGATCATCGACAGGAACCCGCGCAGCACCACGGCGAGGCCGTTCACGCGCTCGCACGAGCGGGTGTTCATCTTGTGCGGCATGGCGGACGAGCCGACCTGGCCGGGCTTGAAGCCCTCGGTGACCAGCTCGTTGCCGGCCATCAGCCGGATCGTCTTGGCCAGGCTGGACGGCGCCGCGGCGAGCTGGACCACAGTGGACAGCACGTCGAAGTCCAGCGAGCGCGGGTAGACCTGGCCGACGCTGACGAAGTGGTTCCGGAAGCCCAGGTGCGCGGCGATCCGCGACTCCAGGTCGTCCAAAGTGGACTTGTCGCCGAGCAGGTCGAGCATGTCCTGCGAGGTGCCGACCGGTCCCTTGATCCCGCGCAGCGGGTAGCGGTCGATCAGGTTGTCGAGCCGGGCGAACGCGACCAGCAGCTCGTCGGCCGCGCTGGCGAACCGCTTGCCGAGCGTGGTGGCCTGGGCGGCGACGTTGTGCGAACGGCCGGCCATCACCAGGTCGGCGTGCTCCACGGCCAGCGCGGCGAGCCGGGCCAGCACCGCGGCGACGCGCGTGCGCATCAGCTCCAGCGAACGGAGCTGCTGCAGCTGCTCGACGTTCTCCGTCAGGTCGCGCGAGGTCATGCCCTTGTGCACGTGCTCGTGGCCGGCCAGCGCGTTGAACTCCTCGATGCGTGCCTTCACGTCGTGGCGCGTGACGCGCTCGCGCGCGGCGATCGACTCGAGGTCGACCTGGTCGATCACGCGCTCGTAGTCGGCGAGCACGCCTTCGGGCACTTCGACGCCCAGCTCGGCCTGCGCGCGGAGCACGGCGAGCCACAGCTCCCGCTCCAGCACGACTTTGCGCTCGGGCGACCACAGCTGGACCAGCTCGGGCGAGGCGTAGCGGGCGGCGAGCACGTTCGGAATTCGGGGCTTGTCCGTCACAGCCCCACGATACCTGTGCAGGTCAGCATGGGCGGGGCCGGTGGGGAGCGGCTTGCTCCCCACCGGTTCGGCCTCGCGAAAGCCTCGGCACCCCGTGCACCGAGCTGGGCAGGAGCCTGGCACAGGCGCGGGTTCGGGCGCGAAGCATTTACGCGCGGCTCGCAGGTCGCGCGGGCCGTCAGGTGTCGACGCTCACAGTGCCGGTGATCGTCAGCGCCGTCGAGGCTCCGGGGGCCAGCGTGGTGAGCGGCCCGAGCACCTCCAGCTCGACGATCCGCGCCGGCGGGTCGAGGTCGCCGAGCGAGGCCAGCGGCGCGGGCAGCGGGTGCTCGAGCCAGACCTCCAACGGCGAGTCCTCGTCCGGGTACTCCGCCCCGGGGTCGATGTCGAACGAGAGCGTGAGCGAGGCCCCGCCGACGCCGCAGCTCACCCAGCCCGCGGTGTCCGGCACCCCGAGCTTGCCGACGACGTCCTGCGGCGGCACCACCAGCCGGTCACCGTCCACTGTGTACTCGGGAGTGCCGGCGCCCGCCACGAGCTCCACCACGGCGGGGTCCCGCCGGCCCGCCAGCCCGGCGGTCACGGTGCCACCGCCGGGCAGCTGCGTGACGTTCCACAATGCCCAGCGCACGGGCCGTGTCGAGACGTTCTCCGCGGTGAGCCGCAGGGTGTACGACGCGCCGGTGCCGAGGGTGAGCGCGCGCGTGAACCGCAGCCCGGTGCGCGGCTCGGCGCCGCTGGTCATCGCCAGGCCGCCTTCGGTTTCCGAGACGGTGTACTGGCCGGAGTCCAGCACCGGGTCGGGCGGGCCGGGCCACTGGCCGTCGTGGTCCCAGCCCTGCGGCGCGGGCCAGGTCTTGTCGCCGCCGTAGTTGACCCAGTCGCCCATCCGGCCGGAGTTGGGCTGTGGCGGACGGCCGTCGAGTGGCTGCAGGTCCGCGTCCAGCAGCGCGGGGTTGCGCCACAGGAGTTCGGTTCCCTTGTGGCGCAACGACAACAGTCGCCCACCCAACGCGGGAACCACGCCAAGCCGCAGCACGCCGTTGTCCAGCCAATGGACGCTCACCACTCGGCGAGGCCGCCGTCTTCGAGGCGCCAGACCGGGGAGCGCCAGGCGTGGCCGATCTCGGCGGCGCGGCGGACGGCCTCCTCGTCGACCTCGATGCCGAGGCCGGGGCCGGTCGGGCGCGCCGCGTAGCCGTCGGTGAAGCGGAACAGCGAGGAGTCGATCAGGTACCGCAGCGGCTCCAGGCCGTCGTGGTAGTGCATGCCGACGCTCTGTTCCTGGATCAGGAAGTTCGGCGTCGCGAACGCGACCTGCAGCGAGGCGGCCAGCGAGATCGGCCCCAGCGGGCAATGCGGCGCGAGGCCGGCGCCGTAGACCTCCGCGAGCGCGGCGATCCGGCGCAGCTCCGAGATGCCGCCCGCGTGCGACGGGTCCGGCTGGACCACCGCGACGCCCGCGTCGAGCGCCGGCTTGAACTCCCAGCGCGAGTAGAGCCGTTCGCCGACCGCGATGGGGACCGTCGAAGCGGCGACGACGGACGCGAGCGCGCCGCCCTGGGTCTCCGGCAGCACCGGCTCTTCGACGAACATCGGCTGGACCTCTTCGAGCATCCGCACCAGCCGCCGCGCCATGGCGGGCGAGACCCGGCCGTGGAAGTCGATGGCCAGGTCTCGCTCGGGGCCGAGCGCCTCCCGTGCCTCGCGCGCGCGGGCCAGCGCGGCGTTCGCCTCGGCCGGCGACGCGATCGCCGCGAGCGGACCCGCGACGTTCATCTTCACCGCGGTGAACCCGGCCTCCACCTGCGCGGACACCGCGTCGAAGATGCCCGAAGGACGGTCGCCGCCCACCCATGAGTACACCCGCACGCGGTCACGCACGGGCCCGCCGAGCAGCTCGTGCACTGGGGCCTCGCGGACCTTGCCCGCGATGTCCCACAGGGCGTGGTCGATGCCGGCGAGCGCGCTGGAGAGCACCGGCCCGCCGCGGTAGAAGCCGCCGCGGCGCAGCACCTGCCAGTGGTCCTCGATGCGCAGCGGATCCTGCCCGATGATCAGCTCGGACAGCTCGTGCACGGCCGCGCGCACCGTCCCGGCGCGGCCCTCGACCACGGGCTCGCCCCAGCCGGAGATGCCCTCGTCGGTGCTGACCTTGAGGAACAGCCAGCGCGGCGCGACGAGGAACGTCTCGATCCCGGTGATCTTCACTTAGCCCCCTTCGGAGTTCATGCGGAGTCCTTGGCGGCCGACCAGCCGCCGTCGACGGTCAGGTCGGCGCCCGTGACGAACGAGGCCCCCGGCGAGAGCAGGAACGCGATCGCGGCGGCCACCTCGGCCGGGTCGCCGAGCCGGCCGGCCGGGGTCGCTTTCGCGCTGCGCGCCTGGTCCTCGGGGCTGATGCGGCTCCACGCCGGGGTCAGCACCGGGCCGGGCAGCACCGCGTTCACCCGCACGTCGGGGGCGTATTCGACGGCGAGCTGCCGGGACAGCGACACCAGCGCGCCCTTGCTCGCCGCGTACGCGGGATGCCCGGGCAGGCCGAACCTCGCGTGCACCGACGACACGAGCACCACCGCCCCACGCTGCTCCCGCAACGACGGCAGGCAGGCCTTCAGCGCCAGGTACGAGCCGGTGAGAT includes the following:
- a CDS encoding amino acid ABC transporter ATP-binding protein, whose amino-acid sequence is MTTAAQVRSSSVELRDIHVSFGTLEVLRGVDLKVESGKTTCVIGPSGSGKSTLLRCVNRLQEPASGDLLLDGESVIHSDPDALRQRVGMVFQHFNLFGHRTVLDNIVLPLRSVRRLSKEDAVEIARARLAEVGLADKAPYRPSALSGGQQQRVAIARALAMDPEVMLFDEATSALDPELVKGVLNLMAGLASRGLTLIVVTHEMGFARNVADEVAFMDAGRIVEQGTPDAIFDAPQSPRLQQFLSQVL
- a CDS encoding amino acid ABC transporter permease, giving the protein MDQFLNTFLNWDYIWQVFPDLLKTGLVNTLILAITSFVIGTALAVPLAIMGLSTKRWLRWPARVYTDIFRGLPAILTILVIGQGLGTLARPIVGTSPYPLGILALSLIAAAYIGEIFRSGIQSVEKGQLEASRALGMSYSRAMLLVVIPQGVRRVLPALVNQFISVVKDTPLVYFLGFATDQRELFRIGQDLTANTGNQSPLVAAGLVYLVITVPLTHLVNFIDKRLQTGRKVQTAPDDGGEPALVSGGKVAP
- a CDS encoding DUF4380 domain-containing protein, whose product is MVSVHWLDNGVLRLGVVPALGGRLLSLRHKGTELLWRNPALLDADLQPLDGRPPQPNSGRMGDWVNYGGDKTWPAPQGWDHDGQWPGPPDPVLDSGQYTVSETEGGLAMTSGAEPRTGLRFTRALTLGTGASYTLRLTAENVSTRPVRWALWNVTQLPGGGTVTAGLAGRRDPAVVELVAGAGTPEYTVDGDRLVVPPQDVVGKLGVPDTAGWVSCGVGGASLTLSFDIDPGAEYPDEDSPLEVWLEHPLPAPLASLGDLDPPARIVELEVLGPLTTLAPGASTALTITGTVSVDT
- a CDS encoding SDR family NAD(P)-dependent oxidoreductase; the protein is MRTAVVTGAASGIGAATARRLAADGYRVIGVDIAPLPEGLGSIQGDVTSDDTWQHVIEVAGKVDALVSNAYVPATGPLHEMPREQWQHQIDVNLTGSYLALKACLPSLREQRGAVVLVSSVHARFGLPGHPAYAASKGALVSLSRQLAVEYAPDVRVNAVLPGPVLTPAWSRISPEDQARSAKATPAGRLGDPAEVAAAIAFLLSPGASFVTGADLTVDGGWSAAKDSA
- the purB gene encoding adenylosuccinate lyase translates to MTDKPRIPNVLAARYASPELVQLWSPERKVVLERELWLAVLRAQAELGVEVPEGVLADYERVIDQVDLESIAARERVTRHDVKARIEEFNALAGHEHVHKGMTSRDLTENVEQLQQLRSLELMRTRVAAVLARLAALAVEHADLVMAGRSHNVAAQATTLGKRFASAADELLVAFARLDNLIDRYPLRGIKGPVGTSQDMLDLLGDKSTLDDLESRIAAHLGFRNHFVSVGQVYPRSLDFDVLSTVVQLAAAPSSLAKTIRLMAGNELVTEGFKPGQVGSSAMPHKMNTRSCERVNGLAVVLRGFLSMIGELAGDQWNEGDVSDSVVRRVALPDAFFALDGLLETFLTVLNEFGAFPAVVERELDRYLPFLATTKVLMASVRQGVGRESAHEAIKENAVAVALAMRERGAENDLLDRLAADERIPLDRGDLDKLLADRVSFTGVAPQQVEEVARRVEAVLERFPEASGYAPQPIL
- the dgoD gene encoding galactonate dehydratase is translated as MKITGIETFLVAPRWLFLKVSTDEGISGWGEPVVEGRAGTVRAAVHELSELIIGQDPLRIEDHWQVLRRGGFYRGGPVLSSALAGIDHALWDIAGKVREAPVHELLGGPVRDRVRVYSWVGGDRPSGIFDAVSAQVEAGFTAVKMNVAGPLAAIASPAEANAALARAREAREALGPERDLAIDFHGRVSPAMARRLVRMLEEVQPMFVEEPVLPETQGGALASVVAASTVPIAVGERLYSRWEFKPALDAGVAVVQPDPSHAGGISELRRIAALAEVYGAGLAPHCPLGPISLAASLQVAFATPNFLIQEQSVGMHYHDGLEPLRYLIDSSLFRFTDGYAARPTGPGLGIEVDEEAVRRAAEIGHAWRSPVWRLEDGGLAEW
- a CDS encoding ABC transporter substrate-binding protein, with the protein product MRRALSAAVAAALLAALTACGSNTDSTLRVGTLSDAPPNVYLDKGQFTGFDNELLRAIAAKENLKLEFASTDFSALLGQVASGRYDIGSSAIAQTEERKKTVDFSAAYDFETMSIQAKQGTPITGEQALAGKRVAVIQATVGDNWLTTKVPAAQAVRFPDYASALAALKTGAVDAYILDQSIAEKNVAANPGLVVVQSFTTDVPHGFAVKKGDTQLLGKLNDGLSQVIKDGTWLKLHRQFLPTAPVPAGFGS
- a CDS encoding ABC transporter substrate-binding protein, which translates into the protein MKRTMATAVTAALIATLTACGGGSSGGDTLRVGTLSDSRPNAYQENGQFTGFDNELLRDIAAKEGLKLEFVSVDFSALLGQVASGTFDIGSAAIAQTDARKQTVAFSDPYNYQSLGIETTAAGGVTDENSLAGKRIGVVQGTVSDTWLAANAPNAVAVRFPNDAAALSALKSSGIAGAVFDQASAEDYAKKNPGLKVTKEITTNIPHGYAVKKGNNDLLAKLNDGIKKTIADGSWQKVHQQFEPNAPVPADFKAGQ
- a CDS encoding substrate-binding periplasmic protein, producing MRKLLSTFAVVVAAAVTLTACGSSSGAETLRVGTLTDAPPSIYVDNGRFTGYDNELLRDIAKREGFQVEFVGTEFAGLLGQVASGQLDIGSSTISATAARKKTVAFSNGYDTSYTTVVTKKGANLTGPGSFAGKRIGAVQGSVQDEFAGKLAGAQVVRFPDYNAGFAQLRTGGLDGWVVPKDIGQKYLDQNPAVPLEFGYTVLDKDTPSSYAVAKSNKELLNKLNDGLAKAVADGTVARLHAQFFKEAPVAKELSQGGAGLPVTNL